Proteins encoded in a region of the Streptomyces sp. NBC_01471 genome:
- the rsgA gene encoding ribosome small subunit-dependent GTPase A, translating to MSSAASAHPLVPYGWDAGWEAEFAPYAAQGLLPGRVVRVDRGRCDVITTAGPVRADTEYVVPRDPMRVVCTGDWAAVDPSGDPQFARALLPRRTAFVRSTSSERSEGQILAANVDHAIIAVSLAVELDLGRIERFLALAWESGAMPLIILTKADLVPDPTALSYLVEDVETTAPGVQVLPVSAATGDGVDVLAAVVAGGTSVLLGVSGAGKSTLANALAGADVMEVQATRATRDVDGKGRHTTTTRNLLVLPGGGVLIDTPGLRGVGLWDASNGVSQVFSEIDTLADGCRFHDCAHETEPGCAVLAALDDGSLPARRLESYRKLLRENQRILARTDARLRAEIRRDWKMKGAEGRANMEAKRGKVRKA from the coding sequence GTGTCCTCCGCTGCTTCCGCACACCCGCTCGTCCCGTACGGCTGGGACGCGGGCTGGGAGGCCGAGTTCGCCCCCTACGCCGCACAGGGGCTGCTGCCCGGCCGGGTCGTACGCGTCGACCGCGGGCGGTGCGATGTCATCACCACGGCCGGGCCGGTGCGGGCCGACACCGAGTACGTCGTACCGCGCGACCCCATGCGGGTCGTGTGCACCGGTGACTGGGCCGCGGTCGACCCGTCCGGAGACCCGCAGTTCGCGCGGGCGCTGCTGCCGCGCCGGACCGCCTTCGTGCGTTCGACGTCGTCCGAGCGGTCCGAGGGCCAGATCCTCGCCGCCAACGTCGATCACGCGATCATCGCCGTGTCGCTCGCCGTCGAGCTCGACCTCGGCCGGATCGAACGGTTCCTCGCCCTGGCGTGGGAGTCCGGCGCCATGCCGCTGATCATCCTCACCAAGGCCGACCTGGTACCGGACCCCACCGCCCTCTCGTATCTCGTCGAAGATGTCGAGACCACCGCACCGGGCGTACAGGTGCTGCCCGTCAGCGCCGCCACCGGCGACGGGGTGGACGTCCTGGCCGCCGTGGTCGCCGGAGGGACGAGCGTGCTGCTCGGAGTCTCCGGAGCGGGCAAGTCGACCCTGGCCAACGCGCTGGCCGGCGCGGACGTGATGGAGGTGCAGGCCACCCGGGCCACCCGCGATGTGGACGGCAAGGGCCGGCACACCACCACGACCCGCAATCTGCTGGTCCTGCCCGGCGGTGGCGTCCTCATCGACACCCCGGGGCTGCGCGGTGTCGGGCTCTGGGACGCGTCGAACGGGGTCAGCCAGGTCTTCTCCGAGATCGACACGCTCGCCGACGGGTGCCGTTTCCACGACTGCGCCCATGAGACGGAGCCGGGGTGCGCGGTACTCGCGGCACTCGACGACGGCTCGCTGCCGGCCCGCCGCCTGGAGAGCTACCGCAAGCTGCTCCGGGAGAACCAGCGCATCCTCGCCAGGACCGACGCCCGGCTGCGCGCCGAGATCCGGCGGGACTGGAAGATGAAGGGGGCGGAGGGCCGGGCCAACATGGAGGCCAAACGCGGCAAGGTCCGAAAGGCCTGA
- a CDS encoding PPOX class F420-dependent oxidoreductase: MSEFTDAERAYLATQRLGRLATVDPRGQPQANPVGFYPQEDGTILIGGYALGTTKKWRNLQANPKVALVVDDVVSVQPWAVRGVDIRGEAELLTGPHELGPHFSDELIRIHPSKIHSWGLE, encoded by the coding sequence ATGAGTGAATTCACCGATGCCGAACGCGCGTATCTCGCCACCCAGCGCCTGGGGCGGCTGGCCACCGTCGACCCCAGGGGGCAGCCGCAGGCCAACCCCGTCGGCTTCTATCCGCAGGAGGACGGGACGATCCTGATCGGCGGGTACGCCCTCGGCACGACAAAGAAGTGGCGGAACCTGCAGGCCAATCCGAAGGTCGCGCTGGTCGTCGACGACGTGGTGAGCGTGCAGCCGTGGGCGGTGCGCGGGGTGGACATCAGGGGTGAGGCCGAGCTGCTGACCGGGCCGCACGAGCTGGGCCCGCACTTCAGCGACGAGCTGATCCGCATCCACCCGTCGAAGATCCACAGCTGGGGCCTGGAGTGA
- a CDS encoding Ig-like domain-containing protein has protein sequence MGRVKGSIGIGLLVSAVLAGTSACGGNASASASGDSANGGSAKASASARPSPTHPAGPPMLLETIAPKTGATVGVAMPISVVFTNPVATSARAKVEKHLKVSASAPVAGAWHWFSSTRADWRPEKYWQPGTKVTLDADLKDVGNGNGRYGTHNYQHKFTIGDDVEATASVPGHSMKVTRDGKTVRTLPIDAGSPSFPSWDGTMAVMDKAREVHMTSCSVGISCTKGSPDFYDLTLPWDVHLTNSGTYIHYSTGDPYPGHSYGSHGCVHLSLADAKWFYDFVKQGDPITITGSPRGKAAGDNGYADFNLSWDQWLKDSATGQQTTATG, from the coding sequence ATGGGCCGGGTCAAGGGCAGCATAGGAATCGGACTGCTGGTCAGCGCGGTACTGGCGGGCACGAGCGCCTGTGGGGGAAATGCCTCGGCGTCCGCCTCGGGTGACTCCGCGAACGGGGGGTCGGCCAAGGCATCGGCGAGCGCGCGCCCTTCACCGACGCACCCGGCGGGCCCGCCGATGCTGCTGGAGACCATAGCCCCCAAGACCGGTGCGACCGTCGGGGTCGCGATGCCGATCTCGGTGGTCTTCACCAACCCGGTGGCGACCTCGGCCCGCGCCAAGGTCGAGAAGCACCTCAAGGTCTCCGCGTCCGCGCCGGTCGCCGGCGCCTGGCACTGGTTCAGCAGCACCCGCGCCGACTGGCGGCCCGAGAAGTACTGGCAGCCCGGCACCAAGGTGACGCTGGACGCGGACCTGAAGGACGTGGGCAACGGCAACGGCCGTTACGGCACGCACAACTACCAGCACAAGTTCACCATCGGTGACGACGTCGAGGCCACCGCATCGGTCCCCGGCCACTCGATGAAGGTGACGCGCGACGGCAAGACGGTCCGCACCCTGCCGATCGACGCGGGCAGCCCCAGCTTCCCGTCCTGGGACGGCACGATGGCCGTGATGGACAAGGCGCGTGAGGTCCACATGACCTCGTGCAGTGTCGGCATCAGCTGCACCAAGGGCAGCCCCGACTTCTACGACCTGACCCTGCCGTGGGACGTGCACCTCACCAACTCCGGCACCTACATCCACTACTCGACCGGCGACCCCTACCCGGGCCACAGTTACGGCTCGCACGGCTGTGTCCACCTGTCGCTCGCCGATGCCAAGTGGTTCTACGACTTCGTCAAGCAGGGCGACCCGATCACCATCACCGGCTCCCCGCGCGGCAAGGCGGCCGGTGACAACGGCTACGCCGACTTCAACCTCTCCTGGGACCAGTGGCTGAAGGACAGCGCCACCGGTCAGCAGACGACGGCCACCGGCTGA
- a CDS encoding Tat pathway signal sequence domain protein, which translates to MAAVPEPPKRRTVLATGTAVGGALLTGGLTAVPARAAPESSITTSPGLTPTAVQSSDDSWKAILDDADLVWQRMPQTWYEGPYLGNGYLGSGIYAEPGRNAVRFNVQHSEVTDHRPEFGSLFGLARLPIGYFTLEPVGTITALDWRLGLRDAELTGTLTTDRGTLTLRALVHNSLSVLAVEITPTKGEKNFRWVFHPAEAISPRAASKPLPDGYTANPPAVTEQHSGVTAAVQPLLAGGRHVTAWQERTHGARRTLYATVAHSHPQNTATDRAVRLIRGVAPVPFGVHALTHRAWWHRYYRKSFVSVPDARIQRFYWIQLYKVASAARADAPVMATSGPWLEPTPWPNTWWNLNVQLEYWLIHGSNHLELDAVTRALGEFRENLSNQLAAPYRKDSAGIPRTTDPQLVNGAAVANGGYGVGIPGEDPPTPEVGNLTWALHNVWLSYRHTMDERILRDTLFPLLRKAVTYYLHFLTPGKDGKLHLPATFSPEYGVDAPDTNYDLMLLRWGCRTLVDSAATLGIRDPLKERWQEVLARLVPYPVDENGFMIGSGVPFAMSHRHYSHLLAVYPLYELTGRTPDERALIEKSLAHWVGFEGALQGYTFTGAASMSALLGKGEDALKYLGELMTRFIQANTMYKESGPVIETPLSAAQSLHDMLCQSWGGVVRVFPAVPAAWRDLVLHDFRTQGAFLLSAVREKGVTRWVRVTSEAGAPCAVRHGIAGPLDVRDGHGHTLRYEDTGDGTVVIALRRGESALITAAGDRPDLTVRPVAPNEQAARWGLPA; encoded by the coding sequence ATGGCCGCTGTACCTGAACCACCGAAACGACGCACCGTTCTCGCCACCGGCACCGCCGTCGGCGGCGCCCTGCTCACCGGGGGCCTGACCGCCGTACCCGCGCGGGCCGCCCCGGAGAGCTCCATCACGACGTCGCCCGGCCTCACGCCGACCGCCGTCCAGTCGTCGGACGACAGCTGGAAGGCGATTCTCGACGACGCCGACCTCGTCTGGCAGCGGATGCCGCAGACCTGGTACGAGGGCCCGTACCTCGGCAACGGCTACCTCGGCTCGGGCATCTACGCCGAGCCCGGCAGGAACGCGGTCCGCTTCAACGTCCAGCACTCCGAGGTCACCGACCACCGCCCCGAGTTCGGCTCGCTGTTCGGCCTCGCCCGGCTGCCCATCGGCTACTTCACCCTGGAGCCGGTCGGCACCATCACCGCCCTCGACTGGCGGCTGGGGCTGCGCGACGCCGAACTGACCGGCACGCTGACCACCGACCGAGGCACCCTCACCCTGCGCGCCCTGGTCCACAACTCGCTCTCCGTGCTGGCCGTCGAGATCACTCCGACCAAGGGCGAGAAGAACTTCCGCTGGGTCTTCCACCCGGCCGAGGCGATCAGCCCGCGCGCCGCGTCGAAGCCCCTCCCCGACGGCTACACGGCCAACCCGCCCGCCGTGACCGAACAGCACAGCGGGGTGACGGCCGCCGTGCAGCCGCTGCTCGCGGGCGGCCGGCACGTGACCGCGTGGCAGGAGCGCACCCACGGCGCGCGGCGCACCCTGTACGCCACCGTGGCGCACTCCCACCCGCAGAACACCGCCACCGACCGGGCCGTACGGCTGATCCGCGGGGTGGCACCGGTCCCCTTCGGCGTACACGCCCTCACCCACCGCGCCTGGTGGCACCGCTACTACCGCAAGAGCTTCGTCTCGGTACCCGACGCCCGCATCCAGCGCTTCTACTGGATCCAGCTCTACAAGGTCGCATCCGCCGCCCGCGCCGACGCACCCGTCATGGCGACGTCGGGACCGTGGCTGGAGCCGACCCCCTGGCCCAACACCTGGTGGAATCTCAACGTCCAGCTGGAGTACTGGCTGATCCACGGTTCGAATCATCTGGAACTCGACGCGGTGACAAGGGCGTTGGGCGAATTCCGGGAGAACCTGTCGAACCAGCTGGCGGCTCCGTACCGGAAGGACTCGGCCGGCATTCCGCGCACCACCGACCCCCAGCTGGTCAACGGGGCGGCGGTCGCCAACGGCGGTTACGGCGTGGGCATCCCCGGCGAGGACCCGCCGACGCCCGAGGTCGGCAACCTCACCTGGGCGCTGCACAATGTCTGGCTGAGCTACCGCCACACCATGGACGAGCGGATCCTGCGCGACACGCTCTTCCCGCTGCTGCGCAAGGCCGTCACCTATTACCTGCACTTCCTGACCCCGGGCAAGGACGGCAAGCTGCATCTGCCGGCCACCTTCTCACCCGAGTACGGGGTCGACGCGCCGGACACCAACTACGACCTGATGCTGCTGCGCTGGGGCTGCCGCACCCTGGTCGATTCTGCCGCCACCCTCGGCATCAGGGACCCGCTGAAGGAACGCTGGCAGGAGGTGCTGGCCAGACTGGTGCCGTACCCGGTCGACGAGAACGGCTTCATGATCGGCTCGGGCGTCCCCTTCGCCATGTCCCACCGTCACTACTCGCATCTCCTCGCGGTCTACCCGCTGTACGAACTGACCGGCCGCACCCCGGACGAACGCGCGCTGATCGAGAAGTCGCTGGCCCACTGGGTCGGCTTCGAAGGGGCCCTCCAGGGCTACACGTTCACCGGCGCCGCCTCGATGTCCGCGCTGCTCGGCAAGGGCGAGGACGCCCTGAAGTACCTCGGTGAGCTGATGACCCGCTTCATCCAGGCCAACACGATGTACAAGGAGTCAGGCCCGGTCATCGAGACTCCGCTGTCCGCGGCGCAGTCGCTGCACGACATGCTCTGCCAGTCGTGGGGCGGTGTGGTCAGGGTCTTCCCCGCGGTCCCGGCGGCCTGGCGCGACCTCGTGCTCCACGACTTCCGGACGCAGGGGGCGTTCCTGCTCAGTGCGGTCCGGGAGAAGGGGGTGACCCGCTGGGTGAGGGTGACCAGCGAGGCGGGCGCTCCGTGCGCCGTGCGCCACGGGATCGCGGGTCCCCTCGACGTACGCGACGGCCACGGGCACACGCTGCGGTACGAGGACACGGGCGACGGCACCGTCGTCATCGCTCTCCGCAGGGGCGAGTCGGCGCTCATCACCGCGGCGGGCGACCGCCCGGATCTGACGGTGCGGCCGGTCGCTCCGAACGAGCAGGCCGCCCGCTGGGGTCTGCCCGCCTGA
- a CDS encoding DUF456 domain-containing protein gives MSLWQLVAVGLVMLLGLVGVLVPGVPGPAIVWAAAAWWALTDTTGLAWGILAGATALLLLNQALRPLLPTRRPRESGAPRRTVYTGGAAGIVGFFVVPVLGGIAGFIGGIYGAEWARLGSHRAGWASTRTVMRAIGTAVLVELLACLSVTGAWLGALIWG, from the coding sequence ATGAGTCTGTGGCAGCTCGTCGCGGTCGGCCTGGTGATGCTGCTCGGCCTGGTGGGGGTCCTGGTTCCCGGTGTGCCGGGGCCGGCGATCGTGTGGGCCGCCGCCGCGTGGTGGGCACTGACCGACACGACCGGCCTGGCCTGGGGCATTCTCGCCGGCGCGACCGCGCTGCTGCTGCTGAACCAGGCGCTCCGTCCGCTGCTGCCCACGCGCCGCCCGCGTGAGTCCGGGGCACCGCGCAGGACGGTGTACACGGGCGGGGCGGCGGGCATCGTGGGCTTCTTCGTCGTGCCCGTGCTCGGCGGTATCGCCGGTTTCATCGGAGGGATCTACGGGGCGGAGTGGGCACGGCTCGGCAGCCACCGGGCCGGCTGGGCCTCCACCCGTACCGTCATGCGGGCCATCGGGACGGCGGTTCTCGTCGAACTGCTCGCCTGCCTGAGTGTCACCGGCGCCTGGCTCGGCGCGCTCATCTGGGGCTAG
- a CDS encoding DNA-3-methyladenine glycosylase 2 family protein: MDEETRYEAVSSRDARFDGEFFFAVRTTGIYCRPSCPAVTPKRRNVCFYPTAAAAQGGGFRACRRCRPDAVPGSAAWNVRADVVGRAMRMIGDGVVDREGVPGLAVRLGYSTRQVQRQLTAEVGAGPVALARAQRSHTARVLLQTTRLPVTEIAFAAGFASVRQFNDTIRQIYARTPSELRGEAVTSVPGAPAGTAAGIPLRLAHRGRYAAREVFDLLAREAIPRIEEILGKPGSRTYRRTLRLPYGSGIAAVGERAAGRWLDARIHLTDLRDLTTAVQRLRRLFDLDADPYAIDERLSADPRLAPLVARRPGLRSPATAESEEFAVRALAGREKSQWLVERYGTALDQPCGGLTHLFPAAAELLDDEPSLGAVSGVRLDPGADRDETEQALLGLPGMTLRTSALIRMRALGDPDVPLTGEPGGEIWRPWRSYAQRHLWLDQP; encoded by the coding sequence ATGGATGAAGAGACCAGGTACGAGGCGGTGAGCAGCCGCGACGCGCGTTTCGACGGAGAGTTCTTCTTCGCCGTGCGCACCACCGGGATCTACTGCCGGCCCAGCTGTCCGGCGGTGACCCCCAAACGCCGGAACGTCTGTTTCTACCCGACGGCGGCGGCTGCCCAGGGCGGCGGGTTCCGCGCCTGCCGCCGCTGCCGGCCGGACGCCGTCCCCGGCTCTGCCGCCTGGAACGTCCGTGCCGACGTCGTCGGCCGCGCGATGCGCATGATCGGCGACGGGGTGGTCGACCGCGAGGGTGTGCCGGGCCTCGCGGTACGGCTCGGCTACAGCACCCGGCAGGTCCAGCGGCAGCTGACCGCCGAGGTCGGCGCGGGCCCGGTCGCGCTGGCCCGCGCCCAGCGTTCGCACACCGCGCGCGTCCTGCTCCAGACCACCCGGCTGCCCGTCACGGAGATCGCGTTCGCCGCCGGTTTCGCGAGCGTGCGGCAGTTCAACGACACCATCCGGCAGATCTACGCCCGCACGCCGAGCGAGCTGCGGGGCGAGGCGGTCACCTCGGTACCTGGTGCCCCCGCCGGGACGGCAGCCGGTATCCCGCTGCGGCTCGCCCACCGTGGCCGCTACGCGGCACGGGAGGTCTTCGACCTGCTGGCGCGGGAGGCGATCCCGCGCATCGAGGAGATACTCGGCAAGCCCGGCTCCCGCACCTACCGGCGTACCCTGCGGCTCCCGTACGGCTCGGGCATCGCCGCCGTCGGTGAGCGGGCGGCCGGGCGCTGGCTGGACGCGCGGATCCACCTCACCGATCTGCGGGACCTGACCACCGCGGTACAGCGGCTGCGCCGGCTCTTCGACCTGGACGCCGACCCGTACGCCATCGACGAACGCCTCTCCGCCGACCCGCGCCTCGCGCCGCTCGTCGCGCGCCGTCCGGGGCTGCGCTCGCCCGCTACCGCGGAGTCCGAGGAGTTCGCGGTACGGGCGCTGGCCGGGCGGGAGAAGTCGCAGTGGCTGGTCGAGCGCTACGGCACAGCGCTCGACCAGCCCTGCGGCGGACTCACCCACCTCTTCCCCGCAGCGGCCGAACTCCTCGACGACGAACCCTCACTGGGCGCCGTCTCCGGCGTACGCCTCGACCCGGGAGCCGACCGCGACGAGACCGAACAGGCGCTTCTCGGCCTGCCCGGCATGACCCTGCGGACGTCGGCGCTGATCCGGATGCGGGCGCTGGGGGACCCGGACGTCCCGCTCACCGGTGAGCCCGGCGGGGAGATCTGGCGGCCCTGGCGCTCGTACGCGCAGCGCCACCTGTGGCTCGATCAGCCGTGA
- a CDS encoding low temperature requirement protein A, with protein MSDETTAPGAGSGRFPLPGLPMRARDPGEPHRASTPLELFFDLCFVVAVSQAGGRLVHALADGDPAHGITGYLVVFFAIWWAWVNFSWFASAYDTDDVLYRVATLVQIAGVLVLAAGVPRAFDHADYGIAIVGYLIMRLVLTLQWLRAARSETGAARTAALRYAAGLVVVQIGWVVLLLLPGAAWKWGFVPMAAADLAVPGFAEHRHRTPWHPHHIAERYGLFTIIMLGETVAAATVAVQSAVDESAALGELLPIAAGGLVIVFGAYWIYFAVPIHEHLASNRQAFLWGYGHYLVFGSAAAIGSGIEVTVEQVTGHAHIPAVAAAAAATVPTALFLLTVSLLHTRHFKRGAAERAVLPVSVPLVLAATFAGHWAVPLAGLVVAATVAVGVCLAHRKPGAPGAVV; from the coding sequence ATGAGCGACGAGACGACGGCGCCGGGTGCGGGAAGCGGCCGGTTCCCGCTTCCCGGACTCCCGATGCGGGCCCGCGACCCCGGTGAGCCGCACCGCGCCTCCACCCCGCTGGAGCTCTTCTTCGACCTGTGCTTCGTCGTCGCGGTGTCACAGGCGGGCGGCCGGCTGGTGCACGCGCTGGCCGACGGCGACCCGGCCCACGGGATCACCGGCTATCTGGTCGTGTTCTTCGCGATCTGGTGGGCCTGGGTCAACTTCTCCTGGTTCGCGTCCGCGTACGACACCGACGACGTGCTCTACCGGGTCGCCACCCTGGTCCAGATCGCTGGGGTCCTCGTCCTCGCCGCCGGGGTACCGCGCGCCTTCGACCACGCCGACTACGGGATCGCGATCGTCGGCTACCTGATCATGCGCCTCGTGCTGACGCTCCAGTGGCTCAGGGCGGCGCGCAGCGAGACGGGCGCCGCCAGGACCGCGGCCCTGCGGTACGCGGCCGGGCTGGTGGTCGTACAGATCGGCTGGGTCGTCCTGCTGCTGCTCCCCGGCGCGGCGTGGAAGTGGGGCTTCGTGCCCATGGCCGCCGCCGATCTGGCGGTGCCCGGGTTCGCCGAGCACCGCCACCGGACCCCCTGGCATCCGCACCACATCGCCGAGCGCTACGGGCTCTTCACCATCATCATGCTCGGGGAGACCGTCGCGGCCGCCACCGTCGCGGTGCAGTCGGCGGTGGACGAGTCGGCCGCACTGGGCGAGCTGCTGCCGATCGCGGCGGGCGGTCTCGTCATCGTCTTCGGCGCCTACTGGATCTACTTCGCGGTACCCATCCACGAGCACCTTGCCTCCAACCGGCAGGCGTTCCTCTGGGGGTACGGCCACTATCTGGTCTTCGGATCGGCCGCCGCGATCGGCTCGGGCATCGAGGTCACCGTCGAGCAGGTGACGGGCCACGCGCACATCCCGGCGGTCGCGGCAGCGGCGGCGGCCACCGTGCCCACCGCGCTGTTCCTGCTCACGGTGTCGCTGCTGCACACACGCCACTTCAAACGGGGTGCGGCCGAGCGGGCGGTCCTGCCGGTCAGCGTGCCGCTGGTGCTCGCGGCCACCTTCGCCGGGCACTGGGCGGTGCCGCTGGCCGGTCTGGTCGTCGCCGCCACGGTCGCGGTGGGCGTCTGCCTGGCCCACCGGAAGCCCGGTGCGCCGGGGGCCGTCGTGTGA